One Pseudomonas fluorescens genomic region harbors:
- a CDS encoding LysR family transcriptional regulator, whose translation MDTLQNMRAFSCVAEAGSFTAAAVQLDTTTANVSRAVSNLEAHLQTRLLNRTTRRIALTEAGKRYLLRCEQILAYVEEAEAEASDAHARPAGQLKVHTMTGIGQHFVIDAIARYRKTHPDVTFDLTLANRVPDLLDEGYDVSIVLASELPDSGFVSQRLGITYSIVCASPAYVKANGAAQKPSDLLNHACLRLVSPVIPLEKWAFDGPDGQEMVTINSSPFLVNSADAMKTAITSGMGVGVLPVYAAIEGLRNGTLVRVMPNYRSQELNLYAIYPSRQYLDAKIKTWVEYLRGSLPEILAAHQAELAAYELSDSLAGARIAN comes from the coding sequence ATGGACACTTTGCAAAACATGCGCGCCTTCAGTTGTGTGGCCGAGGCCGGCAGCTTCACCGCGGCCGCCGTGCAACTCGACACCACCACCGCCAACGTTTCGCGCGCGGTCTCCAATCTGGAAGCCCACCTGCAAACCCGTTTGCTCAATCGCACCACGCGACGCATCGCCCTGACCGAAGCCGGTAAACGCTATTTGCTGCGTTGCGAGCAGATTCTCGCCTACGTCGAAGAAGCCGAAGCCGAAGCCAGCGACGCCCATGCGCGCCCGGCCGGGCAGCTGAAAGTGCACACCATGACCGGCATCGGCCAGCACTTCGTCATCGACGCCATCGCCCGCTACCGCAAGACGCACCCGGACGTGACCTTCGACCTGACCCTGGCCAACCGCGTGCCGGATCTGCTCGACGAGGGCTACGACGTGTCCATCGTCCTCGCCAGCGAACTGCCCGACTCCGGCTTCGTCTCGCAGCGCCTGGGCATCACCTACAGCATCGTTTGCGCCTCGCCGGCCTACGTCAAAGCCAACGGCGCAGCACAGAAACCCAGCGACCTGCTCAACCATGCCTGCCTGCGCCTGGTCAGCCCGGTGATCCCCTTGGAGAAATGGGCCTTCGACGGCCCGGACGGCCAGGAAATGGTCACCATCAACAGCTCGCCGTTCCTGGTGAACTCCGCCGATGCAATGAAAACCGCGATCACCAGCGGCATGGGCGTCGGCGTGCTACCGGTCTACGCCGCCATCGAAGGCCTGCGCAACGGCACGCTGGTGCGCGTAATGCCCAACTACCGTTCGCAAGAACTCAACCTCTACGCCATCTACCCATCGCGGCAATACCTCGATGCGAAGATCAAAACGTGGGTCGAGTATCTGCGTGGATCACTGCCGGAAATACTTGCCGCGCACCAGGCCGAACTCGCCGCCTACGAACTAAGCGACAGCCTCGCCGGGGCTAGAATCGCCAACTGA
- a CDS encoding 2-hydroxyacid dehydrogenase has protein sequence MKKTVLAFSRITPPMIERLKEEFDVIVPNPKNGDINAQFNEALPHAHGLIGVGRKLGQAQLENATKLEVVSSVSVGYDNYDLDYFNQRGIMLTNTPDVLTESTADLAFALIMSSARRVAELDAWTKAGQWQASVGAPLFGSDVHGKTLGIVGMGNIGAAVARRGHFGFNMPILYSGNSRKTELEQQLGAQFRSLDQLLAEADFVCLVVPLSDKTRHLISHRELALMKPGAILVNISRGPVVDEPALIEALQNDRIRGAGLDVYEKEPLAESPLFQLKNAVTLPHIGSATHETREAMANRAVANLRSALLGERPQDLVNPQVWRG, from the coding sequence ATGAAAAAAACAGTCCTGGCCTTCAGCCGCATCACCCCTCCCATGATCGAACGCCTCAAAGAAGAATTCGACGTCATCGTCCCCAACCCAAAGAACGGCGACATCAACGCCCAATTCAACGAAGCCCTGCCCCACGCCCACGGCCTCATCGGCGTTGGTCGCAAACTCGGCCAGGCTCAACTTGAAAACGCAACAAAACTCGAAGTGGTCTCCAGCGTCTCCGTCGGCTACGACAACTACGACCTCGACTACTTCAACCAACGCGGAATCATGCTCACTAACACCCCGGACGTGCTCACCGAAAGCACCGCCGACCTGGCCTTCGCGCTGATCATGAGCAGCGCCCGCCGCGTCGCCGAACTCGACGCCTGGACCAAGGCCGGCCAATGGCAAGCCAGTGTCGGCGCCCCGCTGTTCGGCTCTGACGTACACGGCAAAACCCTCGGCATCGTTGGCATGGGCAACATCGGCGCGGCTGTCGCCCGGCGTGGCCACTTTGGCTTCAACATGCCGATTCTCTACAGCGGCAACAGCCGCAAAACCGAACTGGAACAACAACTCGGTGCACAATTCCGCAGCCTCGACCAACTGCTCGCCGAAGCCGATTTCGTCTGCCTGGTAGTGCCCCTCAGCGACAAGACCCGCCACTTGATCAGCCACCGCGAACTGGCATTGATGAAACCTGGCGCAATCCTGGTCAACATCTCTCGCGGCCCCGTCGTCGACGAACCTGCGCTGATCGAAGCCCTGCAGAACGACCGCATCCGTGGCGCCGGTCTCGACGTCTATGAAAAAGAACCGCTGGCCGAGTCGCCGCTGTTCCAACTGAAAAATGCCGTGACCCTGCCCCACATCGGCTCGGCGACTCACGAAACCCGCGAAGCCATGGCCAACCGCGCCGTTGCCAATCTGCGCAGCGCCTTGCTCGGCGAACGCCCACAGGATCTGGTCAATCCGCAAGTCTGGCGCGGCTGA
- a CDS encoding AraC family transcriptional regulator: MAIDTLQVFQALSSSPNARLLRSAELGDGLSAALWTNHHDAQEYAAPSHHTLSCYIAGGTGTFRRGQPGNKGGPDKLCILPADHESGWVINGDIRLAHLYFSAEQFALGCVTLLDREPREMQMREQTFLEDPQQAQRFRQLLTQNWDEPAERLLTSSLAHELISHTLLSHVGARQGLRLKGGLAPHQRRQLVEYIDTQLAEPISLGQLAGLCALSEYHFARMFRTSFGLPPHQYVLARRLSRARDLLRGTALPLGEIALACGFASASHFTNRFKQVLGGTPGEYRQAFLR; the protein is encoded by the coding sequence ATGGCCATCGATACCCTGCAAGTCTTCCAGGCACTCAGCAGCTCGCCGAACGCGCGCCTGTTGCGCAGTGCCGAGCTCGGCGACGGCTTGTCCGCCGCACTGTGGACCAATCACCACGACGCTCAGGAATACGCCGCGCCGAGCCATCACACGCTGTCGTGCTACATCGCCGGCGGCACCGGCACCTTTCGCCGTGGCCAGCCGGGCAACAAGGGCGGGCCGGACAAGTTATGCATTTTGCCGGCGGACCATGAGTCCGGCTGGGTGATCAATGGCGACATCCGCCTCGCTCATCTGTATTTCAGCGCCGAACAATTCGCCCTGGGTTGCGTCACGCTGCTCGACCGTGAACCTCGGGAAATGCAGATGCGCGAACAGACCTTTCTCGAAGACCCGCAGCAGGCGCAGCGCTTTCGTCAGTTGCTGACGCAGAATTGGGACGAGCCCGCCGAACGCTTGCTGACCAGCAGCCTTGCCCATGAATTGATCAGCCATACCCTGCTCAGCCATGTTGGCGCGCGTCAGGGTTTGCGCTTGAAGGGCGGCCTCGCACCGCACCAGCGCCGACAACTGGTCGAGTACATCGACACGCAGTTGGCCGAGCCGATCAGCCTCGGGCAACTGGCCGGGTTGTGTGCTTTATCCGAATATCATTTTGCGCGCATGTTTCGCACCAGCTTCGGCTTGCCGCCGCATCAATACGTGCTGGCGCGCCGTTTGAGCCGGGCGCGGGATCTGCTGCGTGGGACGGCGCTGCCGTTGGGCGAGATTGCATTGGCATGCGGATTCGCCAGTGCGAGTCATTTCACCAATCGGTTCAAGCAGGTGTTGGGCGGGACGCCTGGCGAGTATCGGCAGGCGTTTTTGCGCTGA
- a CDS encoding FUSC family protein — protein sequence MTSLPAPLRWLYSLEWRRGFFDWARSDGVTWVYIFKVLLAAFLTLWLAMRLELPQPRTAMITVFIVMQPQSGQVFAKSFYRFLGTLAGSAMMVTLIALFAQNTELFLGSLAIWVGICSAGAARCRNFRAYGFVLAGYTAAMVGLPALAHPDGAFMAAVWRVLEISLGILCSTLVSAAILPQTASAAMRNALYQRFGVFALFVTDGLRGRSQAEAFEASNVRFIAEAVGLEGLRSVTVFEDPHMRRRNGRLSRLNSEFMGITTRFNALHQLLERLRGHGEEHVVAAIKPGLQDLAEVLDGFSGRALTSPDAARLATALAIYKEGLPTRVRTLRGIFQETDPSDAEQLDFHTAYELLYRFVDDLHSYAQTHASLADHRHERERWDEPFTPQTNWWAAAASGIRAAFILAVLGSYWVATAWPSGATMTLIAAATVGLSAATPNPKRMAFQMACGTFLGALIGFVEMFFIFPWIDGFPLLCVMLAPVIVLGSFLTSRPQYAGVGLGLLIFFSTGSVPDNLTIYNPYTFINDYIAMVMGMLVCAAAGAIILPPNSRWLWQRLEQDLRGQVVYAISGKLKGLASSFESRTRDLLHQAYGLAAGQPMVQKSLLRWMFVVLEVGHAIIELRKEQAILPVHPAYAESQPWRQAIRVMGRALVRLFLQPNASNLERALVAVDHAISRVAATDEPFAPHFDTSALRRVKSYLHFIRTSLLDPQSPLAAYAVAQPEGLTHAS from the coding sequence ATGACCTCTTTGCCCGCCCCTCTGCGCTGGCTCTACTCCCTGGAATGGCGCCGGGGTTTTTTCGACTGGGCGCGCAGCGATGGCGTGACCTGGGTCTATATCTTCAAGGTGTTGCTCGCGGCATTCCTCACTCTGTGGCTGGCCATGCGTCTGGAATTGCCGCAGCCGCGCACGGCGATGATCACGGTGTTCATCGTCATGCAGCCGCAAAGCGGCCAAGTGTTCGCCAAGAGTTTCTATCGCTTCCTCGGCACGCTGGCCGGGTCGGCGATGATGGTCACGCTGATCGCTTTGTTCGCGCAAAACACCGAGCTGTTCCTCGGTTCGCTGGCGATCTGGGTCGGGATCTGCTCGGCCGGGGCCGCGCGTTGCCGGAACTTCCGCGCCTACGGATTCGTCCTGGCCGGCTACACCGCCGCGATGGTCGGTTTACCAGCGCTGGCGCATCCTGACGGTGCATTCATGGCAGCGGTGTGGCGGGTGCTGGAAATCTCGTTGGGCATTCTCTGTTCGACGTTGGTCAGCGCGGCGATTCTGCCGCAAACCGCCAGCGCGGCGATGCGCAACGCCTTGTACCAGCGCTTCGGTGTCTTCGCCCTGTTCGTCACCGATGGCTTGCGCGGGCGCAGCCAAGCCGAGGCGTTCGAGGCGAGCAACGTGCGTTTCATCGCCGAAGCGGTGGGGCTGGAAGGCTTGCGCAGTGTGACGGTTTTCGAAGACCCGCACATGCGTCGGCGCAATGGGCGCCTGAGTCGTTTGAACAGCGAGTTCATGGGCATCACCACGCGATTCAACGCTCTGCATCAGTTGCTCGAACGCCTGCGCGGCCATGGCGAAGAACATGTCGTTGCGGCGATCAAACCGGGGTTGCAGGATCTTGCTGAAGTGCTCGACGGCTTCAGTGGACGCGCCCTGACCAGCCCGGACGCCGCGCGTTTGGCCACAGCCCTTGCGATTTACAAGGAAGGCTTGCCGACGCGGGTGCGCACCTTGCGTGGAATCTTTCAGGAAACCGATCCGAGCGACGCCGAGCAACTGGATTTTCATACCGCGTACGAGTTGCTTTATCGCTTCGTCGACGACCTCCACAGTTACGCACAAACCCACGCTTCGCTGGCCGATCATCGTCACGAACGTGAGCGCTGGGACGAACCGTTCACCCCGCAAACCAACTGGTGGGCGGCTGCCGCTTCTGGCATTCGTGCCGCGTTTATCCTCGCCGTATTGGGCAGCTATTGGGTCGCGACCGCATGGCCGAGCGGGGCGACCATGACCCTGATCGCTGCCGCCACGGTGGGCCTGTCCGCCGCCACGCCGAACCCGAAACGCATGGCGTTTCAGATGGCCTGCGGGACTTTTCTCGGTGCGCTGATCGGCTTCGTCGAGATGTTTTTCATCTTCCCGTGGATCGATGGCTTCCCCTTGCTCTGCGTGATGCTCGCGCCGGTGATCGTCCTCGGTTCGTTCCTCACGTCGCGCCCGCAATACGCCGGCGTCGGCCTCGGGTTACTGATCTTTTTCAGTACCGGTTCGGTGCCGGACAACCTCACGATCTACAACCCCTACACCTTCATCAACGACTACATCGCCATGGTCATGGGCATGCTGGTTTGCGCCGCTGCGGGAGCGATCATTCTGCCGCCCAACAGTCGATGGTTATGGCAGCGTCTGGAGCAGGATTTGCGCGGCCAGGTGGTCTACGCGATCAGCGGCAAACTCAAGGGCCTGGCGTCGAGTTTCGAAAGCCGCACCCGCGACTTGCTGCATCAGGCTTACGGCCTCGCCGCCGGGCAGCCGATGGTGCAAAAGAGCCTGCTGCGCTGGATGTTCGTGGTGCTTGAAGTCGGCCACGCGATCATCGAGTTGCGCAAAGAACAGGCGATTCTGCCGGTGCACCCGGCCTATGCCGAATCGCAGCCGTGGCGCCAGGCGATCCGCGTGATGGGCCGCGCGCTGGTGCGGCTGTTTCTGCAACCGAATGCAAGCAATCTGGAACGCGCGCTGGTCGCGGTCGATCACGCCATCAGCCGCGTCGCCGCTACCGATGAACCGTTCGCCCCGCACTTCGATACCTCGGCATTGCGGCGGGTGAAAAGCTACTTGCACTTCATCCGCACCTCGCTGCTCGACCCG
- a CDS encoding efflux transporter outer membrane subunit: MPRRINRALLPLSVLVFTLALGGCISTQGIAPHGETLDADSLATDTAIADAAKDAHWPTAQWWHAFGDPQLNHWIDLAVQGSPTMAMAAARVRQASAMAGIAESAESLQINGESTLKRHNWPTDQFYGPGDLANTTTWDNNAALGFSYALDLWGRERNASERAVDLAHLSAAEARLAQLELQSNIVRAYIELSLHYAQRDIVVATLKQQEQILDLAQKRLDGGIGTHFEVSQAQTPLPETHRQLDALDEEIALSRNQIAALAGKGPGAGAQLQRPTLSLGAALKLPSALPAQLLGQRPDVVASRWQVAAQARGIDVAHAGFYPNVDLVGSLGYMATGGGALEFLTGRKLNYNVGPAISLPIFDGGRLRSQLGEASAGYDIAVAHYNQTLIHALKDISDQLIRRESMDKQQQFAAESVATAQKTYDIAMIAYQRGLTDYLNVLNAQTLLFKQQQVQQQVQAARLSAHARLVTALGGGLGAGRDMPTAAQTQAPQIPALLR, translated from the coding sequence GTGCCGCGTCGCATCAACAGAGCGCTTTTGCCGCTCAGTGTTCTGGTCTTTACCCTGGCTCTCGGCGGCTGCATCTCAACCCAAGGCATTGCCCCGCACGGCGAGACGCTGGACGCCGACTCATTGGCCACCGACACAGCCATCGCCGACGCCGCCAAGGACGCGCACTGGCCCACCGCACAATGGTGGCACGCGTTTGGCGATCCGCAGCTCAATCACTGGATCGACCTCGCGGTACAGGGCAGCCCAACGATGGCCATGGCCGCCGCTCGTGTGCGCCAGGCCAGCGCCATGGCCGGGATTGCCGAGTCGGCCGAATCGTTGCAGATCAATGGCGAGTCGACGCTCAAGCGCCACAACTGGCCGACCGATCAGTTCTATGGCCCGGGCGATCTGGCCAATACCACCACCTGGGACAACAACGCCGCACTCGGCTTCAGTTACGCCCTCGACTTGTGGGGGCGCGAGCGCAATGCCAGCGAACGGGCGGTGGATCTGGCGCACCTGAGCGCGGCCGAAGCGCGGCTGGCGCAGTTGGAATTGCAGAGCAACATCGTTCGCGCTTACATCGAACTGTCGCTGCATTACGCTCAGCGCGACATTGTCGTGGCGACGCTGAAGCAGCAGGAGCAGATTCTCGATCTGGCGCAAAAACGTCTGGACGGCGGCATCGGTACGCATTTCGAAGTCAGCCAGGCGCAAACCCCGCTGCCGGAAACCCATCGGCAACTCGATGCACTGGACGAAGAAATTGCCCTCAGTCGCAATCAGATCGCCGCGCTGGCGGGCAAAGGCCCGGGCGCGGGCGCGCAATTGCAGCGTCCGACTTTGTCGCTTGGTGCGGCGCTGAAACTGCCGTCGGCCTTGCCGGCGCAATTGCTCGGCCAACGCCCGGACGTGGTTGCCAGCCGCTGGCAGGTGGCCGCGCAGGCTCGCGGGATCGATGTGGCCCACGCCGGTTTCTATCCCAATGTCGATCTGGTCGGCAGTCTCGGCTACATGGCCACCGGCGGTGGCGCGCTGGAGTTTTTGACCGGCAGAAAACTCAATTACAACGTCGGACCGGCGATCTCGCTGCCGATCTTCGACGGCGGACGGTTGCGCTCCCAACTCGGTGAGGCGTCTGCCGGTTACGACATTGCCGTGGCGCATTACAACCAAACGTTGATCCATGCGCTGAAAGACATTTCCGATCAGTTGATCCGGCGCGAGTCGATGGACAAGCAGCAGCAGTTTGCCGCTGAGTCAGTCGCTACCGCACAAAAAACCTACGACATCGCGATGATCGCCTACCAACGCGGATTGACCGATTACCTCAACGTGCTGAATGCGCAGACGCTGTTGTTCAAGCAGCAACAGGTGCAACAGCAAGTGCAGGCGGCGCGCCTCAGTGCGCATGCCCGACTGGTGACCGCATTGGGCGGCGGCCTCGGCGCCGGTCGCGACATGCCGACCGCCGCGCAAACTCAAGCTCCGCAAATCCCGGCGCTGCTGCGTTGA
- a CDS encoding DUF2165 family protein, whose protein sequence is MNNLTTDKLIRYSKVILMAYISFFGLLVMFQNFTDYESNYAYVAHILSMDTTDGGENLMYRAIDSPMIHHRIYWFIITMEVIYTVLCLIGTYQLYRCVNASAEVFHEAKKFSIMGILAAIFIYYVCLQTVGVEWFDMDTSQSWNAKDWARDIVDFIFPAMIYLTLKVER, encoded by the coding sequence GTGAACAACCTGACCACAGACAAACTCATCCGCTACAGCAAAGTCATTCTGATGGCTTATATAAGCTTCTTCGGACTTTTAGTCATGTTTCAAAACTTTACCGATTACGAATCAAACTACGCCTACGTCGCGCATATCCTGAGCATGGACACCACCGACGGCGGCGAAAACCTGATGTACCGGGCAATTGACTCGCCGATGATTCACCACCGTATCTACTGGTTCATCATCACCATGGAAGTCATCTACACGGTGCTTTGCCTGATCGGTACTTACCAGTTGTATCGCTGCGTCAATGCATCGGCGGAGGTTTTTCATGAAGCGAAAAAGTTTTCGATCATGGGTATTCTGGCCGCCATATTCATCTACTACGTGTGTCTGCAAACGGTTGGCGTCGAGTGGTTCGACATGGATACTTCACAATCATGGAATGCGAAGGATTGGGCGCGGGATATAGTCGATTTCATCTTCCCGGCAATGATTTATCTCACACTGAAAGTCGAGCGCTGA
- a CDS encoding DMT family transporter, which yields MNLSLYLLTVLIWGTTWIALKWQLGVVAIPVSIVYRFGLAALILFALLVLSRRLQPMNRRGHMICVAQGLCLFCVNFMCFLTASQWIPSGLVAVVFSTATLWNALNARVFFRQRIARNVLMGGALGLFGLGMLFWPELAGHHASPQTLLGLGLALCGTLCFSAGNMLSSLQQKAGLKPLTTNAWGMAYGAAMLSVWCLVKGIPFDMDWSPRYVGALLYLVIPGSVIGFTAYLTLVGRMGPERAAYCTVLFPVVALNVSAFAEGYQWTAPALIGLVLVMLGNVLVFRKPKPLTLLQGKLV from the coding sequence ATGAACCTATCGCTTTACTTACTCACTGTGCTGATCTGGGGCACCACCTGGATTGCCTTGAAATGGCAATTGGGCGTGGTGGCGATTCCGGTCTCGATCGTTTACCGCTTCGGTCTCGCCGCGCTGATTCTGTTTGCGCTGCTGGTGCTCAGCCGTCGCCTGCAGCCGATGAACCGCCGCGGTCATATGATTTGCGTAGCACAAGGATTGTGTCTGTTCTGCGTCAATTTCATGTGTTTCCTGACCGCCAGCCAATGGATTCCCAGCGGCCTTGTGGCCGTGGTGTTTTCCACTGCGACCCTGTGGAATGCGCTGAATGCGCGGGTGTTCTTCCGGCAGCGCATCGCGCGTAATGTGCTGATGGGTGGTGCGCTCGGCCTGTTCGGTCTGGGCATGTTGTTCTGGCCGGAGCTGGCCGGGCATCACGCCAGCCCGCAAACCTTGCTGGGGCTTGGCTTGGCGTTGTGCGGCACATTGTGCTTTTCCGCCGGCAACATGCTTTCGAGCCTGCAACAAAAGGCCGGTCTCAAACCGCTGACCACCAATGCCTGGGGCATGGCTTACGGCGCGGCGATGCTGTCGGTGTGGTGCCTGGTCAAAGGTATTCCGTTCGACATGGACTGGTCGCCACGCTATGTCGGCGCGCTGCTGTATCTGGTTATTCCGGGTTCGGTAATCGGTTTCACTGCTTATCTGACACTGGTCGGGCGCATGGGGCCAGAGCGTGCGGCTTACTGCACCGTGTTGTTTCCAGTAGTGGCGCTGAATGTCTCGGCGTTTGCTGAAGGCTACCAATGGACAGCGCCAGCGCTGATCGGCTTGGTGCTGGTCATGTTGGGCAATGTTCTGGTGTTTCGTAAACCCAAACCGCTGACGCTTTTGCAAGGCAAGTTGGTTTGA